In the Podospora pseudocomata strain CBS 415.72m chromosome 5, whole genome shotgun sequence genome, one interval contains:
- a CDS encoding hypothetical protein (COG:Q; EggNog:ENOG503NXW2), whose translation METLKPFLAPPLNLPTTTLVPLALLFLLTTFIIIPTLIQYHRLSHIPGPLLNSLTSLVYARRTLKPGSAQYVYDLCRQYGPLVRVTPNIVVFSDAATFRYVCSHKANYTKGLWFEFSRWDLKRWSCIAMRDNESRKERKNKLIPAWSGAGLAAMEKRVDQQVGAFIDLVERKYVSGGSDTKPMEFGHRAQFFTLDVATSVTFGRPFGFLDRDGDVNRYLEITEVMLPMFGVLGALPQLVYAMHTWPLRKMMPGAGDKVGFGVLMRFAEEEVRKRVEGGAEEKGERDLIRSYLDNGIEAEDVVQECITLVVAGSETTSVVLRMTLLALLTTPEAYRKLQVEIDAFFKEYDSEEVISYTDTKELKYLWAVIHETMRIWPNGAGLSFSKQVPDTGDTIHGYYLPKGTEIAQCMLGITRDKALFSPDVDIWRPERWLEATPEQHDEMWAAVELGFSTGKYICLGKQVGLMELGKWFTEIFRRYDIAPVNKASPLKLVDGVTWLSSDFWIRLTRRNKQV comes from the exons ATGGAGACTCTCAAGcccttcctcgccccccctctcaacctccccacaacAACCCTCGTCCCCCTcgctcttctcttcctgctcaccacattcatcatcatccccactcTCATCCAATACCACCGCCTCTCTCACATCCccggccccctcctcaactccctcacgTCTTTGGTGTACGCCCGGCGCACCCTCAAACCCGGTTCGGCTCAATACGTCTATGACCTCTGCAGGCAATACGGCCCCCTGGTGCGCGTAACCCCCAACATTGTGGTGTTCTCCGACGCGGCCACATTCCGCTATGTGTGCTCCCACAAGGCAAACTACACAAAAGGGCTCTGGTTCGAGTTCTCCCGTTGGGATCTCAAAAGGTGGTCGTGCATAGCCATGCGAGACAATGAAtcaagaaaagagagaaaaaacaaGCTCATTCCTGCT TGGTCCGGTGCTGGGTTAGCAGCGATGGAAAAGAGAGTCGATCAACAAGTCGGGGCTTTTATCGACTTGGTTGAGCGGAAGTATGTCTCGGGTGGTTCCGACACAAAACCAATGGAGTTTGGACACCGGGCGCAGTTTTTTACTCTGGATGTTGCCACGTCGGTGACGTTTGGACGGCCGTTTGGGTTTTTGGATAGGGACGGGGATGTGAACCGGTATTTGGAGATAACGGAGGTTATGCTGCCGATgtttggggttttgggggcgcTGCCGCAGTTGGTGTATGCGATGCATACTTGGCctttgaggaagatgatgccgggggcgggggataaggtgggttttggggttttgATGAG gtttgcggaggaggaggtgaggaagcgggttgagggcggtgcggaggaaaagggagagagggatTTGATAAGGAGTTATTTGGACAATGGGATTGAggcggaggatgtggtgcaGGAGTGTATCACGCTTGT TGTTGCTGGGTCTGAGACGACGTCCGTTGTCCTCCGCATGACGCTTCTTGCCCTGCTGACCACACCTGAAGCCTACCGTAAACTCCAGGTCGAGATCGACGCCTTCTTCAAAGAATATGACTCTGAAGAAGTCATCAGCTACACCGACaccaaggagctcaagtATCTATGGGCAGTCATCCACGAGACGATGCGCATCTGGCCCAATGGTGCTGGGCTGAGCTTCAGCAAGCAAGTGCCTGATACGGGGGATACCATTCATGGCTATTATCTTCCCAAGGG AACCGAGATCGCACAATGCATGTTAGGGATCACCAGAGACAAAGCCTTATTCAGCCCGGATGTTGACATCTGGCGGCCTGAGCGTTGGTTAGAGGCAACTCCAGAACAACACGACGAGATGTGGGCAGCCGTGGAACTAGGCTTCAGCACAGGAAAGTATATCTGTCTGGGGAAACAGGTTGGGTTGATGGAACTTGGAAAGTGGTTCACCGAG ATCTTCCGACGCTACGATATTGCCCCTGTAAACAAAGCCTCACCACTCAagttggtggatggggttACTTGGTTGTCATCAGACTTTTGGATTAGACTCACGAGAAGAAATAAGCAAGTGTAA
- a CDS encoding hypothetical protein (EggNog:ENOG503PE5K): MSLDSPPASSDNPEENAPAWGSLPVEQYILQNWNADSPQPVAEQRDALVKAFINEDVIGPEYQSITHVPTQQEINTILKPWRPQKIRAIAAKHLSISWPDFKNEGFCVLRTWYQGGEEADAKLEEWFGYDELKGLSEVEIEETLLDRDRQGGDKMKMKPKNRWWMVLDDKDMFDVEDENNDDDWLDVYKILPELAAPSVHRGLDVIDALDNLRLDGTPYPRKSEPSEEAYEDAVLEMASGGLRYPLVILDQEAFETGQIYLVWRDAKGKVVKDIRDDIAGLPYLQHDIHRVGAYEIGWWTEACFGKQYDIHGKKGKMMRKLLPLVKEAAKQTMAHNAAMYGW; this comes from the exons ATGTCCTTAGACTCGCCTCCAGCCTCAAGCGATAACCCAGAGGAGAATGCCCCGGCCTGGGGCAGTTTGCCTGTGGAACAGTACATTCTG CAAAATTGGAACGCCGACTCTCCACAGCCTGTCGCAGAGCAACGTGATGCGCTCGTCAAAGCGTTCATCAACGAAGATGTCATCGGACCAGAGTATCAGTCAATCACACACGTTCCAACTCAACAGGAaatcaacaccatcttgaAACCTTGGCGCCCGCAGAAAATCCGCGCCATTGCCGCTAAACACCTGAGTATCTCATGGCCTGATTTCAAGAATGAAGGGTTCTGCGTCTTACGAACCTGGTAtcagggtggtgaagaagccgACGCAAAACTGGAGGAGTGGTTCGGCTATGATGAGCTCAAGGGCTTGTCCGAGGTCGAGATCGAGGAAACTTTGTTAGACCGCGACCGCCAAGGAGGCGACAAGATGAAAATGAAACCAAAGAAtaggtggtggatggtccTCGACGACAAAGACATGTTTGATGTGGAGGACgagaacaacgacgacgactggCTGGACGTGTACAAGATCCTTCCTGAACTGGCGGCCCCTTCGGTGCATCGGGGATTGGACGTCATTGACGCACTCGACAACCTGCGCTTAGACGGCACCCCCTACCCGAGAAAGAGCGAGCCGAGCGAAGAGGCGTACGAGGATGCAGTCCTGGAAATGGCGAGTGGTGGTCTTCGATACCCGCTTGTCATCCTAGATCAGGAGGCTTTCGAGACGGGCCAAATATACCTTGTGTGGAGGGATGCCAAGGGAAAGGTGGTCAAGGATATCCGTGATGACATCGCAGGATTGCCATACCTTCAGCATGATATCCATCGTGTTGGTGCGTACGAGATAGGGTGGTGGACTGAGGCGTGCTTTGGAAAGCAATACGACATCCATggaaagaagggaaagatGATGCGGAAGCTGCTGCCTTTGGTGAAGGAAGCAGCGAAGCAGACGATGGCACACAATGCAGCGATGTACGGATGGTGA
- a CDS encoding hypothetical protein (EggNog:ENOG503P1B8; COG:I), translating to MASISLGAFQLYWASIVRTYSPGQIEFFGSLAVQLLFFWVPAIAYTALDYILPSFSARHKLQPAPKQPTWKEIKHCAYIVGRNQLMNTVFALLMLARSHYTGNPSSFQITETPPTLNIFLRDFLVSWIVREISFYYVHRLFHTPRFYKMIHKVHHEFIAPVALAAQYAHPIEQVVANTLPVVMAPILLRTHILTFWAFLSWQLIETSTVHSGYDFFGAIAKGHDVHHEKFVVNYGAYGWMDWLHGTGPKQRAMSKNKRN from the coding sequence atggCGTCTATTTCTCTCGGTGCGTTCCAGCTCTATTGGGCTTCCATTGTCCGAACATACAGCCCTGGTCAGATCGAGTTCTTTGGCAGTCTTGCTGTTCAgctgctcttcttctgggtcCCTGCCATCGCCTATACCGCTCTCGACTACATCCTGCCCAGTTTCTCAGCTAGGCACAAACTGCAACCGGCACCAAAACAACCGACATGGAAAGAAATAAAACATTGCGCTTATATCGTCGGCCGGAACCAACTCATGAACACAGTATTTGCTCTCTTGATGCTGGCTAGATCCCACTACACCGGGAATCCCTCGAGCTTCCAAATCACAGAgactcctccaactctcaATATCTTCCTCCGGGATTTTCTCGTCAGTTGGATCGTGAGGGAGATCTCCTTCTATTACGTCCATCGACTGTTCCACACACCCCGATTCTACAAGATGATTCACAAAGTCCACCACGAATTCATCGCACCTGTTGCTCTGGCAGCGCAGTATGCCCATCCGATCGAGCAAGTGGTGGCAAACACCCTGCCCGTCGTCATGGCCCCTATCTTGTTGAGGACTCACATCTTGACATTCTGGGCATTTTTGAGCTGGCAGCTCATCGAGACGAGCACTGTGCACAGTGGCTACGACTTCTTTGGTGCCATCGCCAAGGGTCATGATGTCCACCACGAGAAGTTTGTTGTCAACTACGGAGCGTACGGGTGGATGGACTGGCTGCATGGGACGGGCCCGAAGCAGAGGGCCATGTCGAAGAACAAGAGGAattga
- a CDS encoding hypothetical protein (EggNog:ENOG503NYZR; COG:P) → MPTSVQDYQPAMTSGTTAVANLGLITSRPTGRQGSISDPESAMSTITDQCAPPTPPPPRSRTPPPPPPPRRRTSVTMSMVHGDSVDELGAEPRLAVLHRIPTYLQPPLPWRERLLHFTFAWYTVTMSTSGIAMVIALTPHRFTGLGTIGLIIFLLDLLAFLFITVMIILRLVMYQHTFRRAFTRPHEALFISTLWLSICAMLLNIDEYGRIFLNPAAYLRLAPFMRVAFWIYLAVTFLFSVLQYHLLFTVKEERRLSIDAMTPAWILPIFPVMLAGSLAGSLAKSQPAIQALEMISAGLAAQGLGILVSMFYYSTYLSRLMAFGLPVQRPGMFIAVGPPSFTCSALVAMAGEVPRILVGLPAMEVIAFSGGNPGVNIQTLGAGIRLLAMTTAVFLWGLSFWFFASATTAVVAGMPDRKFHLSWWSFVFPNVGFTLACIRMGRVLESAGMLWFSTVMTVLLVVAWGFIGFRCAVAVHKREIVWPGHDEDSL, encoded by the coding sequence ATGCCGACCTCAGTCCAAGATTACCAGCCCGCCATGACATCTGGCACCACAGCCGTCGCCAATTTGGGCCTGATCACCTCCCGCCCAACGGGCCGACAGGGCTCCATCAGCGACCCGGAGTCGGCCatgtccaccatcaccgaccagTGcgccccaccaaccccacctcctccgcgaAGCCgcaccccaccaccgccgcccccaCCCCGTCGCCGGACCTCTGTCACCATGTCCATGGTTCACGGCGACAGCGTCGATGAGCTAGGCGCGGAACCCCGTCTTGCTGTTCTCCATCGCATCCCGACTTACCTCCAACCTCCATTGCCATGGCGCGAACGATTGCTGCACTTCACCTTTGCGTGGTACACCGTCACCATGTCCACTTCTGGCATCGCCATGGTCATCGCCCTCACGCCCCATCGCTTCACAGGTCTCGGCACCATAGGGCtgatcatcttcctccttgacctcctggCGTTTTTGTTCATCACGGTGATGATCATCCTCCGGCTCGTCATGTACCAGCACACCTTTCGGCGGGCGTTTACTCGACCCCACGAAGCGCTGTTTATATCCACCCTCTGGCTTTCCATCTGCGCCATGTTGCTCAACATTGACGAATACGGACGGATATTTTTGAATCCGGCGGCATATTTACGACTTGCCCCGTTCATGAGAGTCGCTTTTTGGATCTACCTCGCTGTTACCTTTCTGTTTTCGGTTTTGCAGTATCATTTGCTGTTTACGGTCAAGGAAGAGAGACGGCTGTCGATTGATGCCATGACGCCGGCTTGGATCCTACCGATATTTCCGGTCATGTTGGCGGGCTCGTTGGCGGGTTCGTTGGCCAAGTCACAACCTGCTATTCAGGCTCTTGAGATGATATCTGCTGGGTTGGCGGCGCAGGGACTGGGAATATTGGTGTCGATGTTTTACTATTCGACCTATTTGTCAAGGCTGATGGCGTTTGGACTGCCGGTGCAGAGGCCGGGTATGTTTATTGCTGTTGGGCCACCGAGTTTTACTTGCTCTGCGCTGGTGGCCATGGCGGGTGAGGTACCGAGGATATTGGTGGGCTTGCCGGCGATGGAGGTGATTGCATTTAGTGGTGGAAATCCAGGGGTAAATATCCAGACTCTCGGGGCTGGAATACGGCTGTTGGCTATGACGACTGCGGTGTTCTTATGGGGGTTGAGCTTTTGGTTCTTTGCGAGTGCGAccacggcggtggtggctgggATGCCGGATAGGAAGTTTCATCTCAGTTGGTGGAGCTTTGTGTTTCCCAATGTTGGCTTCACGTTGGCGTGTATACGcatggggagggtgttggaaaGCGCGGGGATGCTGTGGTTCAGTACGGTCATGAcggttttgttggtggtggcttgggggTTTATTGGGTTTCGGTGTGCGGTGGCCGTTCACAAGAGGGAGATTGTTTGGCCAGGGCATGATGAGGATTCTTTGTGA
- a CDS encoding hypothetical protein (EggNog:ENOG503NUPE; COG:S) has translation MINSQPNIVSPASFTMEHIVFSPDLTIADNVVLENLSGEIEIGLLGANLESIKARRDSRDISALQSFNDPKSQFFDPTVLSTYDLRHLRHTLPVIVGKNVVAPYIASARRIVRHETDVVMATHLILYFSTSVPSAIWLFYNFTYLHGVLHFLMQAWYTGSYTLMRHQHIHQNGVLTKDSSLVRLFDMYFPYVTDPLMGHTWNSYYYHHVKHHHVEGNGPDDLSSTLRYQRDDLFHFLHYLGRFFFFVWLDLPLYFFRKGQTVNGARILFWELFNYFSLFILYQLHSKATTFVFLLPLLLMRLGLMVGNWGQHAFVDPDEPDSDFRSSITLIDVASNRYCFNDGYHTSHHLNPRRHWREHPIAFLQQKRKYAEEKALVFHNIDYLMITVKLLQKDYDHLARCLVPIGQEQIKLSMKDRAEMLRGLTRRFTEEEIREKFPRAGQKQKEL, from the exons ATGATAAATAGTCAACCGAACATCGTTTCTCCAGCATCTTTTACCATGGAACACATTGTTTTCAGTCCTGATCTTACCATTGCCGATAATGTGGTTCTTGAAAACCTCAGCGGCGAAATCGAGATTGGGCTCCTCGGGGCAAACCTCGAGTCGATCAAAG CCCGAAGAGACTCTCGTGACATAAGCGCTCTGCAATCATTTAACGACCCGAAGAGCCAGTTCTTCGACCCTACCGTCCTCTCGACCTACGATCTTCGACACCTGCGCCATACACTGCCTGTCATCGTCGGCAAGAATGTAGTAGCGCCATACATTGCCTCGGCACGTCGCATCGTGCGCCATGAGACGGATGTGGTCATGGCGACACACCTGATCCTCTACTTCAGCACCTCGGTGCCCAGCGCCATTTGGCTGTTCTACAACTTCACCTACCTCCACGGCGTCCTTCACTTTCTCATGCAGGCCTGGTATACAGGCAGCTACACCCTGATGAGGCATCAACACATCCACCAAAATGGCGTTTTGACCAAAGACTCTAGTCTGGTACGCCTATTCGACATGTACTTTCCCTACGTCACCGATCCATTGATGGGCCACACATGGAACAGTTACTATTACCACCATGTAAAACACCACCACGTCGAGGGCAACGGACCGGACGatctctcctccaccctccgaTACCAGCGCGACGATCTGTTTCACTTCCTCCACTACCTCGGccgtttctttttcttcgtctGGCTCGACCTCCCACTGTACTTTTTCCGCAAGGGTCAAACCGTAAATGGCGCCAGGATCCTCTTTTGGGAGCTCTTCAACTATTTTTCCCTTTTCATACTCTACCAACTACACAGCAAAGCGACGACGTTTGTCTTTCTCCTCCCGCTTCTCCTTATGCGCCTTGgcttgatggttggcaacTGGGGCCAGCACGCGTTTGTGGACCCTGACGAGCCTGACTCGGACTTTCGCTCGAGTATCACCCTCATTGACGTGGCT AGCAATAGGTACTGCTTCAACGACGGCTACCACACCTCGCACCATCTCAACCCGAGACGGCACTGGCGCGAGCACCCCATCGCTTTCTTGCAGCAAAAGAGGAAATatgccgaggagaaggcgttGGTGTTTCACAATATCGATTACCTGATGATTACGGTGAAGCTTTTGCAAAAGGATTACGACCACCTCGCGAGGTGTTTGGTGCCCATTGGGCAAGAGCAGATTAAGCTTTCGATGAAGGACCGGGCGGAAATGCTGAGGGgtttgacgaggaggtttacggaggaggagattagGGAGAAGTTTCCCAGGGCGGGTCAAAAGCAGAAGGAGTTGTGA
- a CDS encoding hypothetical protein (COG:S; EggNog:ENOG503P433) has product MSIKSLSIDLLSRRSPSSVRPAALKTINMAPKSLAITAMSLFLSLASATPVTLEARDLLNPIGATATADQEKWSPALDYDTDSCYNTVAISPTGQLNAGQDPGKGQNEILSFCRKEDRLTKRNVYVRSKCNNGWCAHMYDYYFESDFGIGGHRHDWEHIAVWVQNGELKFVSASEHGKWNIRFPGQNPQIRFEGGTHAKIVYHKDGAGTHAFRYATGGDEPPENHWQSWRWGVGAGLLNWDWIAGNLRTTLSQKDWGSAEMAVRDKDGNAWNFGWYLDRSRYYCVTELECPGNLAGAFNPWA; this is encoded by the coding sequence ATGAGTATAAAGAGCCTTAGCATCGACCTTCTGTCTCGTCGAAGTCCATCATCAGTCAGGCCAGCAGCCCTCAAGACGATCAACATGGCTCCCAAGTCCCTCGCCATCACGGCGAtgtccctcttcctctcccttgcctccgccacccccgtCACACTCGAAGCGAGagacctcctcaaccccatcggcgccaccgccaccgccgaccAAGAGAAATGGTCCCCGGCCCTCGACTACGACACCGACAGCTGCTACAACACAGtcgccatctcccccacagGGCAGCTCAACGCCGGTCAAGACCCGGGCAAAGGCCAAAACGAAATCCTGAGCTTCTGCCGCAAGGAAGACCGCCTCACCAAGCGCAACGTCTACGTCCGGTCCAAGTGCAACAACGGCTGGTGCGCGCACATGTACGACTACTACTTTGAGTCTGACTTTGGCATCGGCGGCCACCGCCACGACTGGGAGCATATCGCCGTTTGGGTCCAGAACGGGGAGCTCAAGTTTGTGAGCGCGAGCGAGCATGGCAAGTGGAATATCAGGTTTCCTGGGCAGAACCCCCAGATTAGATTTGAGGGGGGGACGCACGCCAAGATTGTGTACCACAAGGACGGGGCGGGAACGCACGCGTTTCGGTATGCGACCGGGGGGGATGAGCCGCCGGAGAATCACTGGCAgagttggaggtggggggtgggcgcTGGGTTGTTGAATTGGGATTGGATTGCTGGGAACTTGAGGACGACGCTGTCGCAGAAGGATTGGGGTTCGGCGGAGATGGCTGTGAGAGACAAGGACGGGAATGCGTGGAATTTCGGGTGGTATTTGGATCGCTCTAGGTATTACTGTGTGACTGAGCTTGAGTGCCCGGGTAACTTGGCTGGCGCGTTCAACCCTTGGGCTTGA
- a CDS encoding hypothetical protein (COG:G; EggNog:ENOG503NX4R): MTTPDKSQPAHGPAAAAALATDEISPAPITDTPTDKATTFLQAHAQTDTTFTCDEERHVLRRIDTRILPLLLGAYFFQQLDKSSLSYVSIFGITEDAKLVGQQYSWLGSILYIAQLVMQPLAAFILVKFPNGKVIASAIFLWGSSQAIMAACTSFQSLLGLRFMLGSFEAMIAPSCIAVTQMWWRRGEQTLRTGYWNAMNGITAIVGSLFTYGLGHIESGVMFKYQIIFLFCGLLTVMYAAVVLAFMPDSPMEAKYLTEREKVIAVERLRANQMGVSSGKWRWEHVWESLLDLKTWCWFVIIVAISIVSGGIGTFGSLIVKSFGYTKFEAILFNIPFGAIQFIVIIASGWVATRFKHKGLTIGGVCVLPIVGTIIMLTVPREQKGVLLFGYYLVSCMAAITPLIYAWQAQNTGGDTKKKCTSGMVFIGMCTGNIIGPLLYSVDHAPLYRPGLISNLIMLVLVAALAILIPFYLMYLNRRHAKRREELGKNAVLVDESMLGKGQVESGKAAELEEAGAGVKPKALEEDNALRDMTDVKNEDFIYVY, from the exons ATGACCACCCCAGATAAATCTCAGCCAGCCCAtgggccagcagcagcagcagcactcGCAACGGACGAAATCAGCCCTGCCCCCATCACAGACACCCCCACCGACAAagccaccaccttcctccaaGCCCACGCCCAAACCGACACGACCTTCACCTGCGACGAAGAGCGCCACGTCCTCCGCCGCATCGACACGcgcatcctccccctcctcctcggcgcctACTTCTTCCAACAGCTCGACAAATCCTCCCTGTCCTACGTCTCCATCTTCGGCATCACCGAAGACGCCAAGCTCGTCGGGCAGCAGTACTCATGGCTCGGCTCAATCCTTTACATCGCCCAGCTGGTGATGCAGCCCCTCGCCGCTTTCATCTTGGTCAAGTTCCCCAACGGGAAAGTCATCGCCTCTGCTATCTTCCTGTGGGGTTCATCACAGGCCATCATGGCTGCTTGTACCAGTTTTCAGTCTTTGCTCGGACTCCGCTTCATGCTGGGCAGCTTCGAGGCCATGATCGCACCGAGCTGCATCGCCGTCACGCagatgtggtggaggaggggggagcagACGCTGCGGACGGGCTACTGGAATGCGATGAACGGGATCACCGCGATAGTCGGGAGCCTGTTCACCTATGGGCTGGGACATATTGAGAGTGGGGTGATGTTCAAGTACCAGATTATTTTTCTGTTTTGTGGGTTGTTGACGGTGATGTatgcggcggtggtgctggctttTATGCCGGATTCGCCGATGGAGGCCAAGTATTTGACcgagagggaaaaggtgATTGctgtggagaggttgagggcgaaCCAGATGGGGGTGTCGAGCGGGAAGTGGAGGTGGGAGCATGTGTGGGAGAGTTTGCTGGATTTGAagacttggtgttggtttgtCATTATTGTTGCGATTTC GATTGTGAGCGGTGGTATTGGAACTTTTGGCAGTCTCATCGTCAAATCGTTTGGATACACCAAGTTCGAGGCCATCTTGTTCAACATCCCGTTTGGGGCTATCCAGTTCATTGTCATCATTGCCTCGGGATGGGTCGCCACGAGGTTCAAGCACAAGGGACTGACCATTGGGGGGGTCTGCGTGTTGCCCATTGTGGGTACGATTATCATGTTGACTGTCCCTCGCGAACAGAaaggggtgttgttgtttgggtaCTACTTGGTGTCATGCATGGCTGCCATCACGCCGTTGATTTACGCGTGGCAGGCGCAGAACACTGGAGGtgacaccaagaagaagtGCACGTCTGGCATGGTCTTCATCGGGATGTGTACTGGTAACATCATCGGCCCACTGCTGTACTCTGTCGATCATGCCCCTTTGTATCGACCGGGCTTGATATCTAACCTCAtcatgttggtgttggtagCGGCGCTAGCGAT ACTCATCCCATTCTACCTCATGTACCTGAACCGCCGGCACGCCAAGCGTCGGGAAGAGTTGGGCAAGAATGCCGTGCTTGTTGACGAGTCCATGTTAGGCAAAGGTCAAGTGGAAAGCGGCAAGGCGGCAGAGCTTGAGGAGGCAGGTGCTGGCGTAAAGCCAAAGGCGCTGGAAGAGGACAATGCTTTACGGGACATGACCGACGTCAAGAACGAAGACTTCATCTATGTGTATTAG
- the MAN26A gene encoding Mannan endo-1,4-beta-mannosidase man26A (CAZy:GH26; CAZy:CBM35; EggNog:ENOG503NZCM; COG:G) — translation MVKLLDIGLFALALASSAVAKPCKPRDGPVTYEAEDAILTGTTVDTAQAGYTGRGYVTGFDEGSDKITFQISSATTKLYDLSIRYAAIYGDKRTNVVLNNGAVSEVFFPAGDSFTSVSAGQVLLNAGQNTIDIVNNWGWYLIDSITLTPSAPRPPHDINPNLNNPNADTNAKKLYSYLRSVYGNKIISGQQELHHAEWIRQQTGKTPALVAVDLMDYSPSRVERGTTSHAVEDAIAHHNAGGIVSVLWHWNAPVGLYDTEENKWWSGFYTRATDFDIAATLANPQGANYTLLIRDIDAIAVQLKRLEAAGVPVLWRPLHEAEGGWFWWGAKGPEPAKQLWDILYERLTVHHGLDNLIWVWNSILEDWYPGDDTVDILSADVYAQGNGPMSTQYNELIALGRDKKMIAAAEVGAAPLPGLLQAYQANWLWFAVWGDDFINNPSWNTVAVLNEIYNSDYVLTLDEIQGWRS, via the exons ATGgtcaagctcctcgacatcgGGCTCTTCGCCCTGGCCCTGGCCAGCAGCGCTGTTGCGAAGCCTTGCAAGCCTCGTGATGGCCCCGTGACCTACGAGGCCGAAGATGCCATcctcaccggcaccaccgtcGACACTGCTCAGGCAGGCTATACCGGCCGTGGCTACGTCACCGGTTTCGACGAGGGCTCCGACAAGATCACCTTCCAGATCAGCTCCGCCACCACTAAGCTCTACGACCTCTCCATCCGGTACGCCGCCATCTACGGTGACAAGCGCACCAACGTCGTCCTCAACAACGGTGCCGTCAGCGAGGTCTTCTTCCCCGCCGGTGACTCTTTTACTTCTGTCTCCGCCGGTCAGGTCCTCCTCAACGCCGGACAAAACACCATCGACATCGTGAACAACTGGGGATGGTACCTCATCgactccatcaccctcaccccctccgcccctcgccccccccacgacatcaaccccaacctcaacaaccccaacgccgACACCAACGCCAAGAAGCTCTACTCCTACCTCCGCTCTGTCTACGGCAACAAGATCATCTCTGGCCAGCAGGAGCTCCACCACGCCGAGTGGATCAGACAGCAAACCGGCAAGACCCCCGCGCTGGTGGCTGTCGATCTGATGGAttactccccctcccgcgtCGAGCGTGGCACCACCAGCCATGCCGTCGAGGACGCCATCGCCCACCACAACGCAGGCGGTATCGTTTCTGTTCTCTGGCACTGGAACGCTCCCGTCGGTCTGTATGACACCGAAGAGAACAAGTGGTGGTCCGGCTTCTACACTCGGGCTACCGACTTTGACATTGCCGCCACGTTGGCCAACCCCCAGGGTGCGAACTACACTCTTCTCATCAGGGACATTGACGCGATTGCTGTCCAGCTCAAGAGGCTGGAGGCTGCTGGTGTTCCGGTCTTGTGGAGACCTCTTCACGAGGCggagggtggttggttcTGGTGGGGAGCCAAGGGGCCGGAACCGGCGAAGCAGCTTTGGGATATCTTGTATGAGCGTCTGACGGTGCATCATGGTTTGGATAATTTGATTTGGGTGTGGAATTCGATTTTGGAGGATTGGTATCCGGGTGATGATACGGTTGATATCTTGTCGGCCGATGTGTATGCGCAGGGTAATGGG CCCATGTCGACTCAGTACAATGAGTTGATCGCCCTCGGCAGGGACAAGAAGATGATTGCTGCTGCAGAGGTTGGCGCTGCCCCTTTGCCCGGCTTGTTGCAGGCTTACCAGGCCAACTGGCTGTGGTTTGCTGTTTGGGGTGATGACTttatcaacaaccccagctgGAACACGGTTGCTGTTCTCAACGAGATCTACAACAGCGACTATGTGTTGACGCTGGATGAGATTcaggggtggaggagttaG